A single genomic interval of Malania oleifera isolate guangnan ecotype guangnan chromosome 11, ASM2987363v1, whole genome shotgun sequence harbors:
- the LOC131168050 gene encoding trihelix transcription factor GT-3b gives MDQGAHHHHHHMSVSIDTTGGDRFPQWSIQETREFLMIRAELDQTFMETKRNKLLWEVIATKMKEKGYNRSAEQCKCKWKNLVTRYKGCETMEPEALRQQFPFYNELQAIFAARMQRMLWSEAEGGAGGSRKKAGHFSSEDEEENEESDGDKGTGRKKKKIKGHTSTTSGGGSSSGGNINNLREILEDFLKQQMQIEMQWQEAYEAREKERTMKEMEWRKAMQSLENERIMMDRRWREREEQRRMREEARAEKRDALITALLNKLRREENM, from the exons ATGGATCAGGGGgcacatcatcatcatcatcatatgaGTGTGAGTATTGATACGACTGGGGGTGACAGGTTCCCCCAGTGGAGTATTCAAGAGACGCGGGAGTTCTTGATGATCAGAGCCGAGCTGGATCAAACCTTCATGGAGACAAAACGCAACAAGCTTCTCTGGGAAGTCATCGCCACCAAGATGAAGGAAAAGGGCTACAATCGCAGTGCAGAACAGTGCAAGTGCAAGTGGAAGAATCTCGTCACCAGATACAAG GGATGTGAAACGATGGAACCAGAAGCCCTGCGGCAGCAGTTCCCATTTTATAATGAGCTTCAGGCAATTTTTGCGGCGAGGATGCAGAGAATGCTATGGAGTGAAGCAGAAGGCGGAGCGGGCGGGTCGAGGAAGAAAGCTGGGCATTTCTCTTCCGAGGATGAGGAGGAGAATGAAGAGAGCGATGGCGATAAGGGAACGggtagaaagaagaagaagattaaggGCCATACGAGTACTACCAGTGGAGGTGGAAGCAGCAGTGGTGGAAATATTAAtaatttgagagagattttggAGGACTTCCTGAAGCAACAGATGCAAATAGAGATGCAGTGGCAAGAAGCGTACGAGGCAAGGGAAAAGGAGAGGACAATGAAGGAGATGGAGTGGAGAAAGGCCATGCAGAGCTTGGAGAATGAGAGGATAATGATGGATAGAAGGTGGAGGGAAAGGGAAGAGCAAAGAAGGATGAGAGAAGAGGCTAGGGCTGAGAAGAGGGATGCCCTAATCACTGCACTTCTAAACAAGctgagaagagaagagaacatgtAG